In Azospirillaceae bacterium, a genomic segment contains:
- a CDS encoding pyridoxal phosphate-dependent aminotransferase — protein sequence MSIVAERLARIKPSQTIAVTAKARALKAAGRDIIGLGAGEPDFDTPDNIKQAAIRAIQAGQTKYTDVDGTPELKRAVCLKFARENALEYKPEQVSIGTGGKQVIFNAMMATLSAGDEVIIPAPYWVSYPDIVLMAEGTPVFVECTAAAGFKMKAEQLEKAITPRTKWVMLNSPSNPSGAAYTYDEMKALTDVLVRHPHVWVFTDDMYEHLVYDDFKFVTPAQVEPALYDRTLTVNGVSKAYAMTGWRIGYGAGPVQLIKAMANVQSQSTSNPSSISQAAAVEALVGPQDFIKERAEVFRQRRDLVVSMLNQAQGIDCPRPEGAFYVYPSCAGTLGKTTPSGLVLNTDEDFVTYLLEAEGVAVVHGSAFGLAPHFRISYATSTEALEEACRRIQRATAALR from the coding sequence ATGTCGATCGTTGCCGAGCGCCTAGCCCGGATCAAGCCGTCCCAGACCATTGCCGTCACCGCCAAGGCCCGCGCGCTGAAAGCCGCCGGCCGCGACATCATCGGCCTGGGCGCCGGCGAGCCGGACTTCGACACGCCCGACAATATCAAGCAGGCGGCCATTCGCGCCATCCAGGCCGGCCAGACCAAGTACACCGACGTCGATGGCACGCCGGAGCTGAAGCGCGCCGTCTGCCTGAAGTTCGCCCGCGAGAACGCGCTTGAGTACAAGCCGGAGCAGGTGAGCATCGGCACCGGCGGCAAGCAGGTGATCTTCAACGCCATGATGGCCACCCTGTCGGCCGGCGATGAGGTCATCATTCCCGCCCCCTACTGGGTCAGCTATCCCGACATCGTGCTGATGGCCGAGGGCACCCCGGTGTTCGTGGAGTGCACGGCCGCGGCCGGCTTCAAGATGAAGGCGGAACAGCTGGAAAAGGCCATCACGCCGCGCACCAAGTGGGTGATGCTGAACAGCCCGTCCAACCCCTCGGGTGCGGCCTACACCTATGATGAGATGAAGGCCCTGACCGACGTGCTGGTGCGCCACCCGCACGTCTGGGTCTTCACCGACGACATGTACGAACACCTGGTCTACGACGACTTCAAGTTCGTGACCCCGGCCCAGGTGGAACCGGCCCTGTACGACCGCACCCTGACGGTCAACGGCGTGTCCAAGGCCTACGCCATGACCGGCTGGCGCATCGGCTACGGCGCCGGGCCCGTCCAGTTGATCAAGGCGATGGCCAACGTCCAGAGCCAGTCCACCAGCAACCCCAGCAGCATCAGCCAGGCGGCGGCGGTGGAGGCCCTGGTGGGCCCGCAGGACTTCATCAAGGAACGGGCCGAGGTGTTCCGCCAGCGCCGCGACCTGGTGGTGTCCATGCTGAACCAGGCCCAGGGCATCGACTGCCCCCGGCCCGAGGGCGCCTTCTACGTCTATCCGTCCTGCGCCGGCACCCTGGGCAAGACCACGCCCAGCGGCCTGGTGCTGAACACGGACGAGGACTTCGTCACCTATCTGCTGGAAGCGGAAGGGGTGGCCGTGGTGCACGGCAGCGCCTTCGGCCTGGCCCCGCACTTCCGCATCAGCTACGCGACCTCGACCGAGGCGCTGGAAGAAGCCTGCCGCCGCATCCAGCGCGCCACGGCGGCCCTGCGCTAA
- a CDS encoding DUF2442 domain-containing protein: MAELTAEAFDAALARGEARLRGPRAESAHYDADRDRVIVCLTTGIELGFPPQAVEGLAGAAATDLAEIEVQAFGLGLHFPRLDADVYVPALLEGVLGSPQWMAQRSPAAVLGATGGQARGGAKAAAARENGKRGGRPKKARA, from the coding sequence ATGGCTGAACTGACGGCAGAGGCGTTCGATGCCGCGCTGGCCCGGGGCGAAGCGCGTTTGCGGGGCCCCCGGGCTGAAAGCGCACACTATGATGCCGACCGCGACCGGGTGATCGTGTGCCTCACCACGGGGATTGAACTGGGCTTCCCTCCACAGGCGGTTGAGGGCCTGGCCGGGGCAGCCGCAACGGACTTGGCGGAAATCGAGGTGCAGGCTTTCGGGCTGGGGCTGCATTTCCCACGGCTGGATGCGGACGTTTATGTGCCGGCCTTGCTGGAAGGGGTTCTGGGTTCCCCGCAATGGATGGCGCAGCGTTCGCCGGCGGCTGTCCTGGGTGCCACTGGTGGGCAGGCCAGGGGTGGCGCCAAGGCGGCGGCGGCCCGTGAGAACGGTAAGCGCGGCGGCCGGCCCAAGAAGGCCCGCGCGTGA
- a CDS encoding DUF4160 domain-containing protein → MPTVLRLDGLRVVIYPNDHPPAHVHILGPGLAVVVNLIGMELREAIGCTEREARRIMEMISAHQEVLLAEWRRIHG, encoded by the coding sequence ATGCCCACGGTCTTGCGCCTGGATGGCCTGCGTGTCGTGATTTATCCCAACGACCATCCACCGGCGCATGTCCACATTCTGGGCCCGGGGCTGGCCGTGGTGGTCAATCTGATCGGAATGGAATTGCGTGAGGCCATCGGGTGCACGGAACGGGAGGCCCGCCGGATCATGGAAATGATCTCAGCCCACCAAGAGGTCCTGCTGGCGGAATGGAGGCGCATTCATGGCTGA
- the uvrC gene encoding excinuclease ABC subunit UvrC, whose amino-acid sequence MAIIDDTPLPPPPPDAGPSDTVNTDAHTAPGAAKPRRRTVADLNRGVETIKAYLRTLPVTPGVYRMMNEHGDVLYVGKARALKRRVANYTMPAKLPIRLQRMVAETVTMEFVTTHTEVEALLLESNLIKRLMPRYNVLLRDDKTFPHIMITRDHDFPALIKHRGARDRAGDYFGPFASAGAVNRTITALQRAFLLRNCTDSVFSSRTRPCLQFQIKRCTAPCVGRVNRAQYGEQVDEAAAFLAGKSRDIQTRMANAMMEASEALDFESAAKMRDRIRALTAIQAHQDINMEGMEDADIIAAYQDGGSTCVQVFFFRGGRNNGNRAYFPSHDKNQGTAEVLAAFIAQFYDNRAAPGLVLISEEPEEQDLLAEALTLRAGRKVELAVPKRGDKKRLMDHALTNAREAHGRRLAETGSQAKLLAGVAEIFGLEAPPARIEIYDNSHIQGAHPIGGLVVAGPDGFIKNAYRKFNIRDPKAAGDDFAMMREVMTRRFERALKEDPERGGETWPDLLLIDGGEGQLGVVVEVLAELGLSDIPLVGIAKGPDRDAGRERFFMPGRPPFGMDPRDPVLYFLQRLRDEAHRWAIGSHRQRREKAISASPLDEVAGIGPKRKKALLLHFGSAQAVSRAGLADLRSVEGISDTVAKIIYDHFHPDG is encoded by the coding sequence ATGGCCATCATCGACGATACCCCCCTGCCCCCGCCCCCTCCGGACGCGGGGCCTTCAGACACGGTGAACACCGACGCGCACACGGCGCCCGGGGCGGCCAAGCCGCGCCGCCGCACCGTGGCCGACCTGAACCGGGGGGTGGAGACCATCAAGGCCTATCTGCGCACCCTGCCGGTGACGCCCGGCGTCTATCGCATGATGAACGAGCACGGCGACGTGCTGTACGTGGGCAAGGCCCGCGCGCTGAAGCGCCGGGTGGCCAACTACACCATGCCGGCCAAGCTGCCCATCCGGCTGCAGCGCATGGTGGCCGAAACGGTGACCATGGAGTTCGTCACGACCCATACCGAGGTCGAGGCGCTGCTGCTGGAATCCAACCTGATCAAGCGCCTGATGCCGCGCTACAACGTGCTGCTGCGGGACGACAAGACCTTCCCCCACATCATGATCACGCGGGATCACGACTTTCCGGCACTGATCAAGCACCGCGGCGCCCGCGACCGGGCCGGCGACTATTTCGGGCCCTTCGCCTCGGCCGGCGCCGTCAACCGCACCATCACCGCCTTGCAGCGCGCCTTCCTGCTGCGCAACTGCACCGACAGCGTCTTCTCATCCCGCACCCGCCCCTGCCTGCAATTCCAGATCAAGCGCTGCACCGCCCCCTGCGTCGGCCGGGTCAACCGCGCCCAGTACGGCGAGCAGGTGGATGAGGCGGCCGCCTTCCTGGCGGGCAAGAGCCGCGACATCCAGACCCGCATGGCCAACGCCATGATGGAAGCGTCGGAGGCGCTGGACTTCGAGTCCGCCGCCAAGATGCGCGACCGCATCCGGGCATTGACCGCCATCCAGGCCCACCAGGACATCAATATGGAGGGCATGGAGGACGCGGACATCATCGCCGCCTACCAGGACGGCGGCAGCACCTGCGTCCAGGTGTTCTTCTTCCGTGGCGGGCGCAACAATGGCAACCGCGCCTATTTCCCCAGCCACGACAAGAACCAGGGCACGGCAGAAGTGCTGGCCGCCTTCATCGCCCAGTTCTACGACAACCGCGCCGCCCCCGGCCTGGTGCTGATCAGCGAGGAACCGGAGGAGCAGGACCTGCTGGCTGAGGCGCTGACCCTGCGGGCCGGCCGCAAGGTGGAACTGGCCGTGCCCAAGCGCGGCGACAAGAAGCGCCTGATGGACCACGCCCTGACCAACGCGCGCGAGGCCCATGGCCGCCGCCTGGCGGAAACTGGCAGCCAGGCCAAGCTGCTGGCCGGCGTGGCGGAAATCTTCGGGCTGGAGGCGCCGCCCGCCCGCATCGAGATCTACGACAACAGCCACATCCAGGGCGCCCACCCCATCGGCGGCCTGGTGGTGGCGGGCCCCGACGGCTTCATCAAGAACGCCTACCGCAAGTTCAACATCCGCGACCCCAAGGCCGCCGGCGACGACTTCGCCATGATGCGCGAGGTCATGACCCGCCGTTTCGAGCGCGCCCTGAAGGAGGATCCGGAACGCGGCGGCGAGACCTGGCCCGACCTGCTGCTGATCGACGGCGGCGAGGGCCAGTTGGGCGTGGTGGTGGAGGTGCTGGCCGAACTGGGCCTGTCCGACATCCCGCTGGTGGGCATCGCCAAGGGGCCCGACCGCGACGCCGGGCGCGAGCGCTTCTTCATGCCCGGGCGTCCGCCCTTCGGCATGGACCCGCGCGACCCCGTGCTCTATTTCCTGCAGCGCCTGCGTGACGAGGCCCACCGCTGGGCCATCGGCAGCCACCGCCAGCGGCGGGAGAAGGCGATCAGCGCCAGCCCGCTGGATGAGGTGGCGGGCATCGGGCCTAAGAGGAAGAAAGCGCTGCTGCTGCACTTCGGTTCCGCCCAGGCGGTATCGCGTGCAGGCTTGGCCGATCTGCGCTCCGTGGAGGGGATATCCGACACGGTTGCCAAAATCATCTATGACCACTTCCATCCGGACGGTTAA
- the pgsA gene encoding CDP-diacylglycerol--glycerol-3-phosphate 3-phosphatidyltransferase has protein sequence MLTSLPNLLTLSRIILIPVILALLWFPAAWTAWTAAGLFALAAITDYFDGYLARAWKEESLIGRFLDPIADKLLVAAVLFLLVADHKIVGHAVLPAVIILLREVAVSGLREFLAGLRVSVPVSRLAKWKTTIQLMAIGWLIVGDHGPDALHVRPVGETLLWLAAALTLITGWDYLRAGLRHMLTPPGTAPAEQPVKAAPTAAPTPGVNAVRTGA, from the coding sequence ATGCTGACCAGCCTGCCCAACCTGTTGACCCTGTCGCGGATCATCCTGATCCCCGTCATCCTGGCCCTGCTGTGGTTCCCGGCGGCGTGGACGGCGTGGACCGCCGCCGGCCTGTTCGCGCTGGCAGCCATCACCGATTATTTCGACGGCTATCTGGCGCGCGCCTGGAAGGAGGAGTCGCTGATCGGCCGCTTCCTCGACCCCATCGCCGACAAGCTGCTGGTGGCGGCGGTACTGTTCCTGCTGGTGGCCGACCATAAGATCGTGGGCCATGCCGTGCTGCCGGCCGTCATCATCCTGCTGCGCGAGGTGGCGGTGTCGGGCCTGCGCGAATTCCTGGCGGGCCTGCGCGTCTCGGTGCCGGTATCGCGCCTGGCCAAGTGGAAGACCACCATCCAGCTGATGGCCATCGGCTGGCTGATCGTGGGCGACCACGGCCCCGACGCGCTGCATGTGCGGCCGGTGGGCGAAACCCTGCTGTGGCTGGCGGCGGCGCTGACCCTGATCACCGGATGGGACTATCTGCGCGCCGGCCTGCGCCACATGCTGACGCCCCCGGGCACCGCGCCGGCCGAGCAGCCGGTCAAGGCCGCCCCCACCGCAGCCCCCACGCCCGGCGTCAATGCCGTGCGCACCGGGGCCTGA
- the moaD gene encoding molybdopterin converting factor subunit 1, which produces MRILYFAWLRTKIGTAEEDVAPPSHVHTTGDLIDWLVARGPGYADALANRAVVKVAVNQDYVGLDHPLAAGDEVALFPPVTGG; this is translated from the coding sequence ATGCGCATCCTGTATTTCGCCTGGCTGCGGACCAAGATCGGCACCGCGGAGGAGGATGTGGCGCCGCCGAGCCATGTCCACACCACCGGCGACCTGATCGACTGGCTGGTGGCCCGCGGCCCCGGCTATGCCGACGCGCTGGCCAACCGCGCCGTCGTCAAGGTGGCGGTCAACCAGGACTATGTCGGGCTGGACCATCCGCTGGCGGCGGGGGATGAGGTGGCACTGTTCCCGCCGGTGACGGGCGGCTGA
- a CDS encoding molybdenum cofactor biosynthesis protein MoaE has product MAIKVQAEDFDVGAELASLTDGNTAIGGVASFVGLVRDFAGGMAVDAMTLEHYPGMTERQLAAIEAAARARWPLDAVLIIHRHGRLLPGDRIVLVACASAHRAAAFEACWFLMDWLKTKAPFWKQEETAEGTRWVAAKEEDDDAAARWTASS; this is encoded by the coding sequence ATGGCCATCAAGGTCCAGGCCGAAGACTTCGACGTCGGCGCCGAACTGGCGTCCCTGACCGACGGCAACACGGCCATCGGCGGTGTCGCCAGCTTCGTCGGCCTGGTGCGCGATTTCGCCGGCGGCATGGCCGTCGACGCCATGACCCTGGAACATTATCCCGGCATGACCGAGCGCCAGCTGGCCGCCATCGAGGCGGCGGCGCGGGCGCGCTGGCCGCTGGACGCCGTGCTGATCATCCATCGTCATGGCCGCCTGTTGCCCGGCGACCGCATCGTCCTGGTGGCCTGCGCCAGCGCCCACCGGGCCGCCGCCTTCGAGGCCTGCTGGTTCCTGATGGACTGGCTGAAGACCAAGGCCCCCTTCTGGAAGCAGGAGGAGACGGCGGAGGGCACCCGCTGGGTGGCGGCGAAGGAAGAAGACGACGACGCGGCCGCCCGCTGGACCGCATCGTCCTGA
- a CDS encoding ATP-binding protein, whose amino-acid sequence MPGLFKDPAGFLAQSQRNATILLVDPNQGALITLVDLLRHGGFRFIHCREDARSLPLHCRELSPDVLVLDQGGETAEAVADLMATLAQLHTLPASARPTTLLRAGTLDARAREEACRRGVSDFIAPACPPMDIVARVAAAAQLQFLTRQSAQQQKQVEAQVTDRTARLLESVEAMQERERTLLSALEQTRMEIRQKADFLAHATHELRTPLNAILGFADLLRREFHGPMGDARYLEYAEDVHAAASHMAAVVDDTLDLSRAESGQVTLDVREVDVGRAVHDSTRMLRTLATDCGVDLAVKLPDQPLRLRTDPEKIRQIILNLGSNALKFTPRGGRVTVEVQADTKGGALILIVRDTGVGMAPHELPVALKPFGQVRDAQQPGVRGTGLGLPLTKRFVEMLGGTLDIASVPGRGTVVTVRLPGMPEQTGENRATA is encoded by the coding sequence ATGCCCGGACTATTCAAAGACCCGGCCGGCTTTCTGGCCCAATCGCAGCGCAACGCCACCATCCTGCTGGTGGACCCCAACCAGGGCGCCCTGATCACTCTGGTGGATCTGCTGCGCCATGGCGGTTTCCGCTTCATCCATTGCCGGGAGGATGCCCGGTCCTTGCCGCTCCACTGTCGGGAATTGTCGCCCGACGTGCTGGTGCTGGACCAGGGTGGGGAAACCGCGGAGGCGGTGGCCGATCTGATGGCCACGCTGGCCCAGTTGCACACCCTGCCCGCATCGGCACGGCCCACCACCCTGCTGCGCGCCGGCACACTGGACGCCCGCGCCCGGGAGGAGGCGTGCCGACGGGGCGTAAGCGACTTCATCGCCCCCGCCTGCCCGCCGATGGACATCGTGGCGCGAGTCGCCGCCGCCGCCCAGTTGCAGTTCCTGACCCGGCAATCGGCACAGCAGCAGAAACAGGTGGAGGCGCAGGTGACGGACCGCACCGCCCGCCTGCTGGAATCGGTGGAGGCGATGCAGGAGCGGGAGCGGACGCTGCTGTCGGCGCTGGAGCAGACCCGCATGGAGATCCGCCAGAAGGCGGACTTCCTGGCCCATGCCACGCACGAACTGCGCACGCCACTGAACGCCATCCTGGGCTTCGCCGACCTGCTGCGGCGGGAATTCCACGGCCCCATGGGCGACGCCCGCTACCTGGAATATGCCGAGGACGTGCACGCCGCCGCCAGCCACATGGCCGCCGTGGTGGACGACACCCTGGACCTGAGCCGGGCCGAGTCGGGCCAGGTCACGTTGGACGTGCGCGAGGTCGATGTCGGCCGCGCCGTGCACGACAGCACCCGCATGCTGCGCACCCTGGCCACCGACTGCGGCGTGGACCTGGCGGTGAAACTGCCGGACCAGCCGTTGCGCCTGCGCACCGACCCGGAAAAGATCCGCCAGATCATCCTGAACCTGGGCTCCAACGCCCTGAAGTTCACGCCGCGCGGCGGCCGGGTGACGGTGGAGGTGCAGGCCGACACCAAGGGCGGCGCCCTGATCCTGATCGTGCGCGATACCGGCGTGGGCATGGCGCCGCACGAACTGCCCGTAGCGCTGAAGCCCTTCGGCCAGGTCCGCGATGCGCAACAGCCGGGCGTGCGTGGCACCGGCCTGGGCCTGCCGCTGACCAAGCGCTTCGTGGAAATGCTGGGCGGCACCCTGGACATCGCCAGCGTGCCCGGCCGCGGCACCGTGGTGACGGTACGCCTGCCCGGCATGCCGGAGCAGACGGGTGAGAACCGAGCCACGGCATAA
- a CDS encoding DUF1329 domain-containing protein, with product MKWTNTALMGGALAVFLGGMAAAQTAADLGKTLTPNGAEKAANKDGTIPEWTGGITTPPAGYKPGGQYVDPYAGDKPLFTITGQNAGQYADKLPEGLKALLKQYPDYKLNVYPTHRSASLPKSVYDETIANATRAKLVDDGNGVEGAKIGVPFPIPKTGVEVVWNHVLRWKGKQVERQYGQANPQSDGSYTMINIDEKSKFLYNDTGPDGQTSLYFQQEVTAPARLAGEILLVHETMDQIKEPRNAWTYNPGQRRVRRAPNVAYDNPGTATDGLRTSDQLDVFNGSPDRYEWTLVGKKEMYVPYNAYDLQSDKHTYDQIIKAGHINQDFPRYELHRVWVVDGKLKSGTSHIYSRRTFYVDEDSWNILVADQYDNRGQLWRVTEAHGINYYDIQSYWAGLFTVYDLQSGRYTASGFINQEKPYNFNVNLSASDFSPDSLRRAGVR from the coding sequence ATGAAGTGGACGAACACCGCGCTGATGGGCGGCGCCTTGGCCGTTTTCCTGGGCGGCATGGCGGCGGCCCAGACGGCGGCCGACCTGGGCAAGACCTTGACACCCAACGGCGCGGAAAAGGCGGCCAACAAGGACGGCACCATTCCGGAATGGACGGGCGGCATCACCACGCCGCCGGCGGGCTACAAGCCGGGCGGCCAATATGTGGATCCCTATGCCGGCGACAAGCCGCTGTTCACCATCACCGGCCAGAACGCGGGCCAGTATGCCGACAAGCTGCCGGAAGGCCTGAAGGCCCTGCTGAAGCAGTACCCGGACTACAAGCTGAACGTCTATCCGACGCACCGCAGCGCCTCGCTGCCCAAGAGCGTCTATGACGAGACCATCGCCAACGCCACCCGGGCCAAGCTGGTGGACGACGGCAATGGCGTTGAAGGCGCCAAGATCGGCGTGCCTTTCCCCATTCCGAAGACGGGCGTGGAGGTGGTGTGGAACCACGTCCTGCGCTGGAAGGGCAAGCAGGTGGAGCGCCAGTACGGCCAGGCCAACCCGCAGTCCGACGGCTCCTACACCATGATCAACATCGATGAAAAATCGAAGTTCCTCTACAACGACACCGGCCCGGACGGCCAGACCTCGCTGTATTTCCAGCAGGAAGTGACGGCGCCGGCCCGTCTGGCGGGTGAGATCCTGCTGGTGCATGAGACCATGGACCAGATCAAGGAACCGCGTAACGCCTGGACCTACAACCCCGGCCAGCGCCGCGTGCGCCGCGCGCCCAACGTCGCCTACGACAACCCCGGCACGGCGACCGACGGCCTGCGCACCTCCGACCAGCTGGACGTTTTCAACGGCTCCCCCGACCGGTACGAATGGACGCTGGTGGGCAAGAAGGAGATGTACGTCCCCTATAACGCCTATGATCTGCAGAGCGACAAGCACACCTACGACCAGATCATCAAGGCCGGCCACATCAACCAGGATTTCCCGCGCTATGAGCTGCACCGGGTCTGGGTGGTGGACGGCAAGCTGAAGTCCGGCACCAGCCACATCTATTCCCGCCGCACCTTCTATGTGGATGAGGACAGCTGGAACATCCTGGTCGCCGATCAGTACGACAACCGTGGACAGCTGTGGCGCGTGACCGAGGCCCACGGCATCAACTACTACGACATCCAGAGCTACTGGGCCGGCCTGTTCACCGTGTACGACCTGCAGTCGGGCCGCTACACCGCCAGCGGCTTCATCAACCAGGAAAAGCCCTACAACTTCAACGTCAACCTGTCGGCGTCCGACTTCTCTCCCGACAGCCTGCGCCGCGCCGGCGTGCGGTAA